A genome region from Eremothecium cymbalariae DBVPG#7215 chromosome 4, complete sequence includes the following:
- the FOL2 gene encoding GTP cyclohydrolase I (similar to Ashbya gossypii AGR335C), translated as MVDSDESVQQVVRLPTPLNTKPSAPYRLSEPIEADGFSWPSLGARRRANETEEQEQQRVERISDAIKTILNELGEDISREGLLKTPERYAKAMLYFTKGYQDNLMGDVINNAVFQEDHDEMVIVRDIEIFSLCEHHMVPFYGKVHIAYIPVQKVLGLSKLARLAEMYARRLQVQERLTKQIALALTAILKPKGVAVIVEATHMCMVSRGIQKSGSSTVTSCMRGCFQNSHRTREELLNLLRSNK; from the coding sequence ATGGTTGACAGTGATGAATCTGTTCAACAGGTCGTTAGGCTGCCTACCCCTTTGAATACCAAACCTTCTGCACCTTATAGATTAAGTGAGCCTATTGAGGCAGATGGTTTTTCTTGGCCTAGTTTAGGGGCCAGAAGAAGAGCGAATGAGactgaagaacaagaacagcaACGGGTAGAACGTATTTCTGACGCGATCAAGACCATCCTGAATGAACTAGGGGAAGATATCAGCAGAGAAGGTTTGTTGAAGACGCCTGAAAGGTACGCGAAGGCAATGCTGTATTTTACTAAGGGATATCAGGATAACCTCATGGGTGATGTTATAAACAATGCTGTGTTTCAAGAGGATCACGATGAGATGGTTATCGTGAGGGATATTGAGATATTTTCTCTTTGTGAGCATCATATGGTGCCCTTCTATGGGAAGGTCCATATAGCTTATATACCTGTTCAAAAGGTGTTGGGTCTTTCCAAGCTTGCTAGGTTGGCTGAAATGTATGCTAGAAGGCTTCAAGTGCAGGAGAGACTAACAAAACAGATTGCACTGGCGCTTACTGCAATTTTGAAGCCTAAAGGGGTTGCGGTGATTGTTGAGGCTACCCACATGTGTATGGTTTCTAGGGGTATTCAAAAAAGTGGTTCATCCACTGTAACCTCGTGTATGCGTGGTTGTTTCCAAAATTCTCATAGGACGAGAGAAGAACTGTTGAACTTATTGAGAAGCAACAAGTAG
- the HUA1 gene encoding Hua1p (similar to Ashbya gossypii AGR336C) — MPKNSLPTYDEVLREKAMVRQNGAQQTAPHGYDHQGYSQQGYSQQGYSQEGCHRNSEPVQSQYPQDPYDIQHARFGHDLPNLPWQYPRFFYCPKCANTGYKLRHGRQCKSCWRKFSRNNARPEVQYLQPRYPVSYVSGGSNSMFFTIPPMQMTLTPHAPVLQTAPLMVPPGDPRIGGYQCAECNGTGRIRFLLDKEYCHVCHGIGRIF; from the coding sequence ATGCCAAAGAATAGTTTACCTACGTATGATGAGGTTTTGAGAGAAAAGGCCATGGTTCGACAGAATGGTGCACAACAAACTGCACCTCACGGTTATGATCATCAAGGGTACAGTCAGCAAGGGTACAGCCAGCAAGGGTACAGCCAGGAAGGGTGTCATCGAAATAGTGAGCCAGTACAAAGTCAGTATCCTCAGGATCCGTATGATATTCAACATGCACGATTCGGACATGATCTGCCAAATTTGCCATGGCAGTATCCAAGGTTTTTCTACTGTCCTAAGTGTGCAAACACAGGGTATAAGCTAAGACATGGTCGTCAGTGCAAGAGTTGTTGGAGGAAGTTCAGCAGAAATAACGCACGACCTGAAGTGCAATATTTGCAACCCAGATATCCTGTTTCTTACGTTTCAGGTGGGAGTAATTCGATGTTTTTTACAATTCCTCCCATGCAAATGACCTTAACTCCGCATGCACCAGTTTTACAAACTGCGCCTCTCATGGTACCTCCTGGCGACCCTCGGATCGGAGGTTACCAATGTGCAGAGTGTAATGGCACAGGACGTATAAGATTTTTGCTAGACAAGGAATACTGTCATGTGTGTCACGGTATTGGGAGGATATTCTAG
- the GOT1 gene encoding Got1p (similar to Ashbya gossypii AGR337W 1-intron) produces MWLSEYQKFGVAFTFGGCLFFLFGVFTFFDRALLTLGNILFLLGLLLIIGPNRTFTFFTRPARKRGSLFFLLGVTLILFKWAFLGFALELLGIISLFGDFFSVIVQFLRSMPLIGPFLSHPSIAPLVDKLAGVRVLPV; encoded by the exons ATGTGGTTGTCTGAATATCAAA AATTCGGTGTTGCGTTCACCTTTGGAGGATGtctattctttttgtttggtgTTTTCACTTTCTTCGATCGTGCATTGCTAACGTTAGGTAACATTCTGTTCCTCCTCGGTCTTTTGTTGATCATCGGGCCAAATAGAACCTTTACTTTCTTCACAAGACCTGCCAGAAAACGAGGTTCCCTCTTTTTTCTCCTCGGAGTCACATTGATCTTATTTAAATGGGCATTCTTAGGTTTTGCATTAGAATTATTGGGCATTATAAGTTTGTTTGGTGATTTTTTCTCTGTTATAGTTCAATTTCTGCGTTCAATGCCTCTAATCGGGCCCTTCTTGTCACATCCTTCTATTGCTCCTTTAGTTGACAAGCTAGCTGGCGTTCGGGTCCTTCCAGTGTga
- the YTA7 gene encoding chromatin segregase YTA7 (similar to Ashbya gossypii ABR139W) — protein sequence MPRHTRRSHLHENEEDTGNEIYDENGIKHTTPRSLKKINYAEVENSYDYMEEYDEDSERRPEQPASLENNGRKRMAGTAGSHEHQQQQHSPPQQQQHLQGQPQQQERGPGDENEEEDSVATQRTRRSGKKRAYFEGDEDESFHEDEDDDDAEDPLDYDDDDDEFFDEKEEKSWQRRRENQFVVKDEEDDDDDEDNDGGGDDDDDDDDDDDDDEYGRPKKRSRRRRGRPRLTEETHSPPRKLRTRRTRSSGYCYDGDGSRPREALSLADEIRELQEDSPIREKRSLRERTKPVNYTIPPPLTDNQINTLDATNGPSYHVFQSPRGKRGLHSGQSFGPIRRLFPTGGPFGGNDVTAIFGRNNNFYAPNQDPVAGNNKFIDSDSSDDEILPLGATPKLKTPDAKKKKKPEIADLDPLGVDMNINFDDIGGLDNYIDQLKEMVALPLLYPELYQNFNITPPRGVLFHGPPGTGKTLMARALAVSCSTDKRKITFFMRKGADILSKWVGEAERQLRLLFEEAKKHQPSIIFFDEIDGLAPVRSSKQEQIHASIVSTMLALMDGMDNRGQVIVIGATNRPDAVDPALRRPGRFDREFYFPLPDTSARAKILEIHTKKWNPPLPKEFIEKLASLTKGYGGADLRALCTEAALVSIQRKFPQIYQSESKLVINPKDVKVKTKDFMAAMDKITPSSTRSSSSVAEPLPQTVDILLKDQFEDVKKKIDTLLPRDSCNNFRRDTSMIKYYMEYEDEDEDEDSDAEAVLTGFGKQEFLKRIEKARVVKPKLLITGPAGNGQQYIGSAALHYLEGYNIQTLDLGSLSSESLRTTESAIVQTFIEAKKRQPSVLYIPTIDIWSKTVPETAIMTLASLFRSLHASDKVFLFAIADNLTEEELQQSPLSYLGFDVNVTSIKEPSPNQRHLYFKTLGDLLMMKPTNFRENRKRRKPLPKLAEANVLAEDEVKPDGTPLSEDEKLRKKLKSFQHQDMKLKNTLKIKLSGLMDLFKNRYKRFRKPPIDDSYLIHLFEPEVFAANPEWQPSYVRDKEMILEVSTGRKYFNMDLDIIEERLWNGFYSEPKQYLKDIELIYRDANTSGDRERIIKASEMFANAQVGIEEISIPEFIQECKDTRQREVLRQELYLKDEKERIQKESLKSLEERTNGPVDSSVNEHLTGVDIGAAQQFKSEAQVGSLAFNERNGVANSVAYIEKGVDDEGNITPETVENSSPKAPDVFEDPDNHTQIDVDNEDRDYQSERDPDTIQSLSSDHNPASKQESELESEPKLSPEPEFVVDQRSIAHILKILETKTQGFTVEQLETCYAAVLEIIWEARLSWDKTAVITKIEEYIGM from the coding sequence aTGCCTCGTCATACAAGAAGATCGCATCTGCACGAGAACGAGGAAGATACAGGGAACGAGatatatgatgaaaatggaaTTAAGCACACGACTCCTCGgtctttgaagaagattaaCTATGCGGAAGTTGAGAACAGTTATGATTATATGGAAGAGTACGATGAAGATAGTGAAAGAAGACCGGAGCAGCCGGCATCTTTAGAAAACAATGGGCGTAAGAGGATGGCAGGGACAGCGGGTTCTCATGAgcatcagcaacaacagcattcGCCGCcgcaacagcagcaacattTGCAAGGCCagccgcagcagcaggagcGAGGGCCAGGTGACGAGaatgaagaggaagattCTGTTGCTACGCAAAGGACAAGGCGCAGTGGGAAGAAACGAGCTTACTTTGAAGgggatgaggatgaaagTTTCcatgaggatgaagatgacgatgatgctGAAGATCCGTTAGAttacgatgatgatgacgacgaATTTTTCGATGAAAAGGAAGAGAAAAGCTGGCAGAGGAGGCGTGAGAATCAATTTGTAGTTaaagatgaggaggatgatgacgatgatgaagacaaCGATGGCGGCGGtgacgatgacgacgacgacgacgacgacgatgatgatgatgaatatgGGAGGCCCAAGAAGCGAAGCAGGCGCCGGAGAGGCAGGCCAAGGTTAACTGAAGAGACGCATTCACCTCCTCGAAAGCTCAGGACGCGTCGAACCAGATCTTCTGGGTATTGTTATGATGGTGATGGCAGTCGTCCACGCGAGGCGCTGTCTCTTGCTGACGAGATCAGAGAGTTGCAAGAGGACTCACCAATAAGGGAAAAGAGATCCCTGAGGGAGAGAACAAAACCAGTAAACTATACCATTCCGCCTCCATTGACTGATAACCAGATTAATACTCTGGACGCAACGAACGGGCCTTCTTATCACGTTTTCCAATCTCCGCGCGGAAAACGTGGGCTACATTCAGGACAGAGTTTCGGTCCCATTAGAAGATTGTTCCCCACTGGGGGGCCCTTTGGTGGGAACGATGTTACAGCTATATTTGGACGGAACAACAACTTTTACGCACCCAACCAAGATCCCGTAGCAGGCAATAACAAATTCATCGATTCAGACTCATCTGACGACGAGATTTTGCCCCTTGGCGCGACACCGAAGCTAAAAACTCCAGACgctaaaaaaaagaagaagccGGAAATCGCTGATCTTGATCCTTTAGGTGTTGATATGAACatcaattttgatgatattggtGGGCTAGACAATTACATAGATCAGTTGAAAGAAATGGTTGCGTTGCCGTTACTCTATCCGGAATTGTAtcaaaatttcaacatcacTCCTCCTCGTGGTGTTCTCTTCCATGGACCGCCGGGAACGGGTAAGACGTTGATGGCCAGGGCATTAGCGGTAAGTTGCTCTACGGATAAGCGTAAGATTACCTTTTTCATGCGCAAAGGTGCTGACATTTTATCTAAGTGGGTTGGTGAAGCGGAAAGACAGCTACGTTTATTATTCGAAGAAGCTAAGAAACATCAACCAtctattattttctttgaCGAAATCGATGGTCTCGCTCCAGTTAGAAGTTCAAAACAGGAACAGATACATGCTAGTATTGTTTCCACAATGTTAGCGTTGATGGATGGTATGGATAATAGGGGCCAGGTCATTGTTATCGGTGCTACAAACAGACCGGATGCAGTGGACCCAGCTCTAAGAAGGCCAGGTAGATTTGATAGAGAGTTTTACTTCCCTTTACCAGATACATCCGCTAGAgcaaaaatattggaaatccacacaaaaaaatggaatccTCCGCTTCCAAAGGAGTTCATTGAAAAACTAGCTTCATTAACTAAGGGCTATGGTGGTGCTGATTTAAGAGCATTATGTACTGAGGCAGCATTGGTCAGCATCCAACGGAAATTCCCACAGATTTATCAAAGTGAGTCGAAACTTGTTATTAATCCTAAAGATGTGAAAGTAAAGACAAAAGATTTCATGGCAGCTATGGATAAGATTACACCATCGTCTACTAGATCAAGCAGTAGTGTGGCTGAACCCTTACCTCAAACTGTggatattttattaaaggATCAATTTGAGgatgttaaaaaaaagatagatACGCTGCTTCCTCGAGACAGTTGCAACAACTTTCGCAGAGATACTTCGATGattaaatattatatggagtatgaggatgaagatgaagatgaggacAGTGATGCAGAAGCTGTTCTTACCGGCTTTGGAAAGCAggagtttttaaaaaggatCGAAAAGGCAAGAGTTGTTAAACCTAAGCTCCTAATAACAGGCCCTGCAGGTAATGGTCAGCAATATATCGGTTCAGCTGCACTACACTATCTGGAAGGCTATAATATACAGACTCTAGATTTAGGCAGCTTATCTTCTGAGAGCTTGAGAACCACTGAATCGGCAATTGTTCAAACGTTTATCGAAGCAAAAAAGCGTCAACCATCAGTATTATACATCCCCACAATCGACATTTGGTCCAAAACTGTACCCGAAACAGCCATAATGACATTGGCAAGCTTATTTAGATCCTTGCATGCTTCTGACAAAGTATTCTTATTCGCAATAGCGGATAATTTAACCGAGGAAGAACTACAGCAGTCACCATTATCTTACCTCGGCTTTGACGTTAACGTGACTTCAATCAAAGAGCCATCTCCAAATCAAAGACATTTATACTTTAAAACCCTTGGAgatttgttgatgatgaagcCGACTAACTTTCGTGAGAATAGGAAAAGGAGGAAACCTCTGCCAAAGTTGGCTGAGGCTAATGTGTTAGCTGAAGATGAGGTCAAACCCGACGGTACCCCACTTTCGGAAGATGAGAAGTTGagaaagaagttgaaatcTTTTCAACACCAAGATATGAAACTGAAGAACACtctaaaaataaagttgTCTGGTTTGATGGATCTTTTTAAGAATCGATACAAACGGTTTAGAAAACCGCCTATCGACGACTCATATCTAATCCACTTGTTTGAACCTGAGGTGTTTGCTGCTAATCCTGAGTGGCAACCTTCATATGTCAGAGATAAAGAAATGATTTTGGAAGTCTCAACTGGtagaaaatattttaacaTGGACCTAGATATCATAGAAGAGAGATTGTGGAACGGGTTTTACTCAGAACCTAAACAATACCTGAAAGATATAGAGCTGATTTACCGTGATGCAAACACAAGTGGTGATCGTGAGCGGATTATTAAAGCGTCCGAAATGTTTGCTAATGCTCAAGTGggcattgaagaaatatctATACCTGAATTCATACAAGAATGCAAAGATACCCGTCAAAGGGAAGTTTTAAGACAAGAGTTGTATTTAAAAGACGAAAAAGAACGTATACAAAAGGAGAGCCTGAAGTCTCTAGAAGAAAGGACAAATGGCCCAGTTGATTCTTCAGTCAATGAACATTTGACTGGGGTCGACATTGGTGCCGCGCAACAGTTCAAATCAGAAGCTCAAGTAGGGTCCCTGGCTTTCAATGAGCGCAATGGAGTTGCAAATTCTGTAGCATATATTGAGAAAGGGGTTGACGATGAAGGGAACATAACTCCAGAAACAGTGGAAAACTCCTCTCCAAAGGCACCCGATGTATTTGAGGATCCAGATAATCATACACAGATAGATGTTGACAATGAGGACCGCGATTATCAGTCTGAAAGGGATCCAGATACAATTCAAAGCCTATCTTCAGACCATAATCCTGCCTCGAAGCAAGAATCAGAGTTAGAATCAGAGCCAAAATTAAGCCCAGAGCCTGAGTTTGTAGTAGACCAACGTTCCATTGCACACATActcaaaattttggaaaCAAAAACTCAAGGATTCACTGttgaacaattggaaaCTTGCTATGCTGCTGTACTTGAAATCATATGGGAAGCGAGACTATCATGGGACAAAACTGCTGttataacaaaaattgaagaGTATATAGGAATGTGA